The following coding sequences lie in one Lytechinus pictus isolate F3 Inbred unplaced genomic scaffold, Lp3.0 scaffold_20, whole genome shotgun sequence genomic window:
- the LOC135157814 gene encoding A-kinase anchor protein 9-like: protein MQERIGGRGNRGLETKGEGTQREMKAEQKVDTEEEMVEKLEAEKEEELAEEQVVMTVEDSNEKEEMETEEAKVEIEKDMKEELKEELKAADINTEELLETEAVVEELMEDEEVETGKTELTAKEAEDELEITEMIAVEGMETELVEELELIEGEKVKTGKVELMAMDEKKELKITGMTAVEGQGTEPMEELELMEDEEVETGKIELMAKEEELKIAGMTAVEGLETELVEELELMEGEEMAQTGKAELTAKEAEEELKIAGMTAVEGQVTEQMKELELMEDEEVETGKIELMAKEEELKIAGMTAVEGLETELVEELELMEDGEAVETGKAELTAKEAEEELKITEMTAVEGQRTEPMEELELIQDEEVDTGNIELMAKEELKIAGMTAVEGQGTEPVEELELMKDEEVETGKVELMAKEEKEELKIAGMTAVEGLMEDDEVETGNVELMAMEEEELKMAEMTAVKGLGTELGLMEGEEMAQTGNAELTAKEAEEELKIAGMTAVEGHGTEPVEELELMKDEEVETGKVQLMAKDEKEELKIAGITAVEGLETELVEDLELMEGEKVETGKVELMAMEEEELKMAEMTAVEGLGAEPVEELELMEGEEMAQTGKAELTAKEAEEELKIVGMTAVEGQGTEPVKELELMKDEEVETGNAELTAKEEKEELKIAGKTAVEGQGTEPVEELELMEDEEVETGKIELMAKELKISGMTAVEGLEAELVEDLELMEGEKVETGKVELMAMEEEELKMAEMTAVEGLGAEPVEELELMEGEEMAQTGKAELTAKEAEEELKIVGMTAVEGQGTEPVEELALMKDEEVETGKVELMAKEEKEELKIAGMTAVEGLETELAELTAKEAEEELKITEMTAVEGQGTEPMEELELIQDEEVDKGNIELTAKEELKIAGMTAVEGQGTEPVEELELMKDEEVETGKVGLMAMEEEELKMAEMTAVEGLGTEPVEELELMEGEEMAQTGKAELTAKEAEEELKIVGMTAVEGQGTELVEELALMKDEEVETGKVELMAKEEKEELKIAGMTAVEGLETELVEELELMADEEDEEEELNIAGMTAVEGLETELVEELELMEGEKVETGKVGLMAMEEEELKMAEMTAVEGLGTEPVEELELMEGEEMARTGKAELTAKETEEELKIAGMTAVKGQVTEPMEELELMEDEEVETGKIELMAKEEEEMKIAEMTAVEGLGTEPVEELGLMEGEEMAQTGKAELTAKEEEEELKIAGMTAVEELETELLEELELMEDEEVETGNVELMVMEEEELKMAEMTAVEGLGTEPVEELELMEGEEMAQTGKAELTAKEAEEELKIAGMTAVEGQGTEPVEELELMEDEEVETGKIELMAKEEEEELKIAGITAVEGLETELVEDLELMEGEKVETGKVELMAMEEEELKMAEMTAVEGLGAEPVEELELMEGEEMAQTGKAELTAKEAEEELKIVGMTAVEGQGTEPVEELALMKDEEVETGKVELMAKEEKEELKIAGMTAGEGLETELVEELELMEDEEAEEELKMAEMTAVEGLGTEPVEELELMEGEEMAQTGKAELTAKEAEEELKIVGMTAVEGQGTEPVKELELMKDEEVETGNAELTAKEEKEELKIAGKTAVEGQGTEPVEELELMEDEEVETGKIELMAKELKISGMTAVEGLETELVEELELMEGEKVETGKVGLMAMEEEELKMAEMIAVEGLGTEPVEELELMEGEEMARTGKAELTAKETEEELKIAGMTAVKGQVTEPMEELELMEDEEVETGKIELMAKEEEELKIAEMTAVEGLGTEPVEELGLMEGEEMAQTGKAELTAKEEEEELKIAGMTAVEGLETELLEELELMEDEEVETGNVELMVMEEEELKMAEMTAVEGLGTEPVEELELMEGEEMAQTGKAELTAKEAEEELKIAGMTAVEGQGTEPVEELELMEDEEVETGKIELMAKEEEEELKIAGMTAAEGHGTEPLEELELMEDEEVETGKIELMAKEEELNILVEELELMEGEKVETGKVELMAMEEEELKMAEMTAVEGPGTEPVEELELMEGEEMAQTGNAELTAKEEKEELKIAGMTAVEGQGTEPVEELELMEDEEVETGKIELMAKQEEEEDLKIAGMTAVEGQGTEPMEELELMEDEEVETGKIELMAKEEELKILVEELELMEDEEVETGKIELMAKEEELKIAGMTAVEGHGTEPVEELELMKDEEVETGKVELMAKDEKEELKIAGITAVEGQGTEPMEELELMEDEEVETGKIELMAKEEELKILVEELELMEGEKVETGKVELMAMEEEQLKMAEMTAVERLGTEPVEELELMEGEEMAQTGNAELTAKEEKVELKIAGMTAVEGQGTEPVEELELMEDEEVETGKIELMAKEEEEELKIAGMTAVEGHGTEPVEDLELMEDDEVETGKIELMAKEEELKIAEMTAVEELETQLVEDLELMEGEKVETGKPVEELELMEGEEMAQTGKAELTAKEAEEELKIVGMTAVEVQGTEPVEELELMKDEEVETGKVELMAKEEKEELKIAGMTAVEGQGTEPVEELELMKDEEVETGKLVEELELMEDEEVETGNVELMAMEEEGLKMAEMTAVEGLGTEPVEELELMEGEEMAQTGKVELIAKDEMGLKVAEMASVEGLGTELVAEMRVEEELQEEEKVDADEGNVKTAKLEADEEKVEAEEALKACSTGGNGGRGGGASGIYGECGGRGVDNTGDEER from the exons ATGCAGGAAAGAATCGGAGGAAGAGGAAATAGGGGACTGGAGACAAAGGGGGAGGGGACACAGCGGGAGATGAAGGCCGAGCAGAAGGTGGATACAGAGGAGGAGATGGTGGAGAAGTTGGAAgcggagaaggaggaggagctGGCAGAAGAGCAGGTAGTGATGACAGTAGAGGACTCAAATGAGAAGGAAGAGATGGAAACCGAGGAGGCGAAGGTGGAGATAGAGAAGGACATGAAGGAAGAGCTAAAGGAGGAACTGAAGGCTGCAGATATTAATACAGAGGAATTGCTGGAAACAGAGGCAGTGGTGGAGGAGCTAATGGAAGATGAGGAGGTGGAGACAGGAAAGACAGAGCTGACGGCTAAGGAAGCGGAGGATGAGCTGGAGATTACAGAGATGATTGCAGTGGAAGGGATGGAAACAGAGCTGGTGGAGGAGCTAGAGCTAATAGAAGGGGAGAAGGTGAAGACAGGGAAGGTAGAGCTGATGGCTATGGATGAGAAGAAGGAGCTGAAGATTACAGGGATGACTGCAGTGGAAGGGCAGGGAACAGAGCCGATGGAGGAGCTGGAGCTAATGGAAGATGAGGAGGTTGAGACAGGAAAGATAGAGCTGATGGCTAAGGAGGAGGAGCTGAAGATTGCAGGGATGACTGCAGTGGAAGGGCTGGAAACAGAGCTGGTGGAGGAGCTGGAGCTAATGGAAGGGGAGGAGATGGCTCAGACAGGAAAGGCAGAGCTTACAGCTAAGGAGGCGGAGGAGGAGCTGAAGATTGCAGGGATGACTGCAGTGGAAGGGCAGGTAACAGAGCAGATGAAGGAGCTGGAGCTAATGGAAGATGAGGAGGTTGAGACAGGAAAGATAGAGCTGATGGCTAAGGAGGAGGAGCTGAAGATTGCAGGGATGACTGCAGTGGAAGGGCTGGAAACAGAGCTGGTGGAGGAGCTAGAGCTAATGGAAGATGGGGAGGCCGTGGAGACAGGAAAGGCAGAGCTGACGGCTAAGGAGGCGGAGGAGGAGCTGAAGATTACAGAGATGACTGCAGTGGAAGGGCAGAGAACAGAGCCGATGGAGGAGCTGGAGCTAATTCAAGATGAAGAGGTTGATACAGGAAATATAGAGCTGATGGCTAAGGAGGAGCTGAAGATTGCAGGGATGACTGCAGTGGAAGGGCAGGGAACAGAGCCGGTGGAGGAGCTGGAGCTAATGAAGGATGAAGAGGTTGAGACAGGAAAGGTAGAGCTGATGGctaaggaggagaaggaggagctGAAGATTGCAGGGATGACTGCAGTGGAAGGGCTAATGGAAGATGATGAGGTGGAGACAGGGAATGTAGAGCTGATGGctatggaggaggaggagctgaAGATGGCAGAGATGACTGCAGTAAAAGGGCTGGGAACAGAGCTGGGGCTAATGGAAGGGGAGGAGATGGCTCAGACAGGAAATGCAGAGCTGACAGCTAAGGAGGCGGAGGAGGAGCTGAAGATTGCAGGGATGACTGCAGTGGAAGGGCATGGAACAGAGCCTGTGGAGGAGCTGGAGCTAATGAAAGATGAAGAGGTTGAGACAGGGAAGGTACAGCTGATGGCTAAGGATGAGAAGGAGGAGCTGAAGATTGCAGGGATTACTGCAGTGGAAGGGCTGGAAACAGAGCTTGTGGAGGATCTGGAGCTAATGGAAGGGGAGAAGGTGGAGACAGGGAAGGTAGAGCTAATGGctatggaggaggaggagctgaAGATGGCAGAGATGACTGCAGTAGAAGGGCTGGGAGCAGAGCCGGTGGAGGAGCTGGAGCTAATGGAAGGGGAGGAGATGGCTCAGACAGGAAAGGCAGAGCTGACAGCTAAGGAGGCGGAGGAGGAGCTGAAGATTGTAGGGATGACTGCAGTGGAAGGGCAGGGAACAGAGCCGGTGAAGGAGCTGGAGCTAATGAAAGACGAAGAGGTTGAGACAGGAAATGCAGAGCTGACAGctaaggaggagaaggaggagctGAAGATTGCAGGGAAGACTGCAGTGGAAGGGCAGGGAACAGAGCCGGTGGAGGAGCTGGAGCTAATGGAAGATGAGGAGGTTGAGACAGGAAAGATAGAGCTGATGGCTAAGGAGCTGAAGATTTCAGGGATGACTGCAGTGGAAGGGCTGGAAGCAGAGCTGGTGGAGGATCTGGAGCTAATGGAAGGGGAGAAGGTGGAGACAGGGAAGGTAGAGCTGATGGctatggaggaggaggagctgaAGATGGCAGAGATGACTGCAGTAGAAGGGCTGGGAGCAGAGCCGGTGGAGGAGCTGGAGCTAATGGAAGGGGAGGAGATGGCTCAGACAGGAAAGGCAGAGCTGACAGCTAAGGAGGCGGAGGAGGAGCTGAAGATTGTAGGGATGACTGCAGTGGAAGGGCAGGGAACAGAGCCGGTGGAGGAGCTGGCGCTAATGAAAGATGAAGAGGTTGAGACAGGAAAGGTAGAGCTGATGGctaaggaggagaaggaggagctGAAGATTGCAGGGATGACTGCAGTGGAAGGGCTGGAAACAGAGCTG GCAGAGCTGACGGCTAAGGAGGCGGAGGAGGAGCTGAAGATTACAGAGATGACTGCAGTGGAAGGGCAGGGAACAGAGCCGATGGAGGAGCTGGAGCTTATTCAAGATGAAGAGGTTGATAAAGGAAATATAGAGCTGACGGCTAAGGAGGAGCTGAAGATTGCAGGGATGACTGCAGTGGAAGGGCAGGGAACAGAGCCGGTGGAGGAGCTGGAGCTAATGAAGGATGAAGAGGTTGAGACAGGAAAGGTAGGGCTGATGGctatggaggaggaggagctgaAGATGGCAGAGATGACTGCAGTAGAAGGGCTGGGAACAGAGCCGGTGGAGGAGCTTGAGCTAATGGAAGGGGAGGAGATGGCTCAGACAGGAAAGGCAGAGCTGACAGCTAAGGAGGCGGAGGAGGAGCTGAAGATTGTAGGGATGACTGCAGTGGAAGGGCAGGGAACAGAGCTGGTGGAGGAGCTGGCGCTAATGAAAGATGAAGAGGTTGAGACAGGAAAGGTAGAGCTGATGGctaaggaggagaaggaggagctGAAGATTGCAGGGATGACTGCAGTGGAAGGGCTGGAAACAGAGCTGGTGGAGGAGCTAGAGCTAATGGCAGATGAGGAG gatgaggaggaggagctgAATATTGCAGGGATGACTGCAGTGGAAGGGCTGGAAACAGAGCTGGTGGAGGAGCTGGAGCTAATGGAAGGGGAGAAGGTGGAGACAGGGAAGGTAGGGCTGATGGctatggaggaggaggagctgaAGATGGCAGAGATGACTGCAGTAGAAGGGCTGGGAACAGAGCCGGTGGAGGAGCTGGAGCTAATGGAAGGGGAGGAGATGGCTCGGACAGGAAAGGCAGAGCTGACAGCTAAGGAGACGGAGGAGGAGCTGAAGATTGCAGGGATGACTGCAGTGAAAGGGCAGGTAACAGAACCGATGGAGGAGCTGGAGCTAATGGAAGATGAGGAGGTTGAGACAGGAAAGATAGAGCTAATGgctaaggaggaggaggagatgaagaTTGCAGAGATGACTGCAGTAGAAGGGCTGGGAACAGAGCCGGTGGAGGAGCTGGGGCTAATGGAAGGGGAGGAGATGGCTCAGACAGGAAAGGCAGAGCTGACAgctaaggaggaggaggaggagctgaAGATTGCAGGGATGACTGCAGTGGAAGAGCTGGAAACAGAGCTGTTGGAGGAGCTAGAGCTAATGGAAGATGAGGAGGTGGAGACAGGGAATGTAGAGCTGATGGTtatggaggaggaggagctgaAGATGGCAGAGATGACTGCAGTAGAAGGGCTGGGAACAGAGCCGGTTGAGGAGCTGGAGCTTATGGAAGGGGAGGAGATGGCTCAGACAGGAAAGGCAGAGCTGACAGCTAAGGAGGCGGAGGAGGAGCTGAAGATTGCAGGGATGACTGCAGTGGAAGGGCAGGGAACAGAGCCGGTGGAGGAGCTGGAGCTAATGGAAGATGAGGAGGTTGAGACAGGAAAGATAGAGCTGATGgctaaggaggaggaggaggagctgaAGATTGCAGGGATTACTGCAGTGGAAGGGCTGGAAACAGAGCTTGTGGAGGATCTGGAGCTAATGGAAGGGGAGAAGGTGGAGACAGGGAAGGTAGAGCTAATGGctatggaggaggaggagctgaAGATGGCAGAGATGACTGCAGTAGAAGGGCTGGGAGCAGAGCCGGTGGAGGAGCTGGAGCTAATGGAAGGGGAGGAGATGGCTCAGACAGGAAAGGCAGAGCTGACAGCTAAGGAGGCGGAGGAGGAGCTGAAGATTGTAGGGATGACTGCAGTGGAAGGGCAGGGAACAGAGCCGGTGGAGGAGCTGGCGCTAATGAAAGATGAAGAGGTTGAGACAGGAAAGGTAGAGCTGATGGctaaggaggagaaggaggagctGAAGATTGCAGGGATGACTGCAGGGGAAGGGCTGGAAACAGAGCTGGTGGAGGAGCTAGAGCTAATGGAAGATGAGGAGGCC gaggaggagctgaAGATGGCAGAGATGACTGCAGTAGAAGGGCTGGGAACAGAGCCGGTGGAGGAGCTTGAGCTAATGGAAGGGGAGGAGATGGCTCAGACAGGAAAGGCAGAGCTGACAGCTAAGGAGGCGGAGGAGGAGCTGAAGATTGTAGGGATGACTGCAGTGGAAGGGCAGGGAACAGAGCCGGTGAAGGAGCTGGAGCTAATGAAAGACGAAGAGGTTGAGACAGGAAATGCAGAGCTGACAGctaaggaggagaaggaggagctGAAGATTGCAGGGAAGACTGCAGTGGAAGGGCAGGGAACAGAGCCGGTGGAGGAGCTGGAGCTAATGGAAGATGAGGAGGTTGAGACAGGAAAGATAGAGCTGATGGCTAAGGAGCTGAAGATTTCAGGGATGACTGCAGTGGAAGGGCTGGAAACAGAGCTGGTGGAGGAGCTGGAGCTAATGGAAGGGGAGAAGGTGGAGACAGGGAAGGTAGGGCTGATGGctatggaggaggaggagctgaAGATGGCAGAGATGATTGCAGTAGAAGGGCTGGGAACAGAGCCGGTGGAGGAGCTGGAGCTAATGGAAGGGGAGGAGATGGCTCGGACAGGAAAGGCAGAGCTGACAGCTAAGGAGACGGAGGAGGAGCTGAAGATTGCAGGGATGACTGCAGTGAAAGGGCAGGTAACAGAACCGATGGAGGAGCTGGAGCTAATGGAAGATGAGGAGGTTGAGACAGGAAAGATAGAGCTAATGgctaaggaggaggaggagctgaAGATTGCAGAGATGACTGCAGTAGAAGGGCTGGGAACAGAGCCGGTGGAGGAGCTGGGGCTAATGGAAGGGGAGGAGATGGCTCAGACAGGAAAGGCAGAGCTGACAgctaaggaggaggaggaggagctgaAGATTGCAGGGATGACTGCAGTGGAAGGGCTGGAAACAGAGCTGTTGGAGGAGCTAGAGCTAATGGAAGATGAGGAGGTGGAGACAGGGAATGTAGAGCTGATGGTtatggaggaggaggagctgaAGATGGCAGAGATGACTGCAGTAGAAGGGCTGGGAACAGAGCCGGTGGAGGAGCTGGAGCTTATGGAAGGGGAGGAGATGGCTCAGACAGGAAAGGCAGAGCTGACAGCTAAGGAGGCGGAGGAGGAGCTGAAGATTGCAGGGATGACTGCAGTGGAAGGGCAGGGAACAGAGCCGGTGGAGGAGCTGGAGCTAATGGAAGATGAGGAGGTTGAGACAGGAAAGATAGAGCTGATGgctaaggaggaggaggaggagctgaAGATTGCAGGGATGACTGCAGCGGAAGGGCATGGAACAGAGCCTTTGGAGGAGCTGGAGCTAATGGAAGATGAGGAGGTTGAGACAGGAAAGATAGAGCTGATGGCTAAGGAGGAGGAGCTGAATATT CTGGTGGAGGAGCTGGAGCTAATGGAAGGGGAGAAGGTGGAGACAGGGAAGGTAGAGCTGATGGctatggaggaggaggagctgaAGATGGCAGAGATGACTGCAGTAGAAGGGCCGGGAACAGAGCCGGTGGAGGAGCTGGAGCTAATGGAAGGGGAGGAGATGGCTCAGACAGGAAATGCAGAGCTGACAGctaaggaggagaaggaggagctGAAGATTGCAGGGATGACTGCAGTGGAAGGGCAGGGAACAGAGCCGGTGGAGGAGCTGGAGCTAATGGAAGATGAGGAGGTTGAGACAGGAAAGATAGAGCTGATGGCTAagcaggaggaggaggaggatctGAAGATTGCAGGGATGACTGCAGTGGAAGGGCAGGGAACAGAGCCGATGGAGGAGCTGGAGCTAATGGAAGATGAGGAGGTTGAGACAGGAAAGATAGAGCTGATGGCTAAGGAGGAGGAGCTGAAGATT CTGGTGGAGGAGCTGGAGCTAATGGAAGATGAGGAGGTTGAGACAGGAAAGATAGAGCTGATGGCTAAGGAGGAGGAGCTGAAGATTGCAGGGATGACTGCAGTGGAAGGGCATGGAACAGAGCCTGTGGAGGAGCTGGAGCTAATGAAAGATGAAGAGGTTGAGACAGGGAAGGTAGAGCTGATGGCTAAGGATGAGAAGGAGGAGCTGAAGATTGCAGGGATTACTGCAGTGGAAGGGCAGGGAACAGAGCCGATGGAGGAGCTGGAGCTAATGGAAGATGAGGAGGTTGAGACAGGAAAGATAGAGCTGATGGCTAAGGAGGAGGAGCTGAAGATT CTGGTGGAGGAGCTGGAGCTAATGGAAGGGGAGAAGGTGGAGACAGGGAAGGTAGAGTTGATGGCTATGGAGGAGGAGCAGCTGAAGATGGCAGAGATGACTGCAGTAGAAAGGCTGGGAACAGAGCCGGTGGAGGAGCTGGAGCTAATGGAAGGGGAGGAGATGGCTCAGACAGGAAATGCAGAGCTGACAGCTAAGGAGGAGAAGGTGGAGCTGAAGATTGCAGGGATGACTGCAGTGGAAGGGCAGGGAACAGAGCCGGTGGAGGAGCTGGAGCTAATGGAAGATGAGGAGGTTGAGACAGGAAAGATAGAGCTGATGgctaaggaggaggaggaggagctgaAGATTGCAGGGATGACTGCAGTGGAAGGGCATGGAACAGAGCCTGTGGAGGATCTGGAGCTAATGGAAGATGACGAGGTTGAGACAGGAAAGATAGAGCTGATGGCTAAGGAGGAGGAGCTGAAGATTGCAGAGATGACTGCAGTGGAAGAGCTGGAAACACAGCTGGTGGAGGATCTGGAGCTAATGGAAGGGGAGAAGGTGGAGACAGGGAAG CCGGTGGAGGAGCTGGAGCTAATGGAAGGGGAGGAGATGGCTCAGACAGGAAAGGCAGAGCTGACAGCTAAGGAGGCGGAGGAGGAGCTGAAGATTGTAGGGATGACTGCAGTGGAAGTGCAGGGAACAGAGCCGGTGGAGGAGCTGGAGCTAATGAAAGATGAAGAGGTTGAGACAGGAAAGGTAGAGCTGATGGctaaggaggagaaggaggagctGAAGATTGCAGGGATGACTGCAGTGGAAGGGCAGGGAACAGAGCCGGTGGAGGAGCTGGAGCTAATGAAAGATGAAGAGGTTGAGACAGGAAAG CTGGTGGAGGAGCTAGAGCTAATGGAAGATGAGGAGGTAGAGACAGGGAATGTAGAGCTGATGGCTATGGAGGAGGAGGGGCTGAAGATGGCAGAGATGACTGCAGTGGAAGGGCTGGGAACAGAGCCGGTGGAGGAGCTGGAGCTAATGGAAGGGGAGGAGATGGCTCAGACAGGAAAGGTAGAGCTGATAGCTAAAGATGAGATGGGGCTAAAGGTTGCAGAGATGGCTTCAGTGGAAGGGCTGGGAACAGAACTGGTGGCGGAGATGAGGGTGGAAGAGGAGCTGCAAGAAGAGGAGAAGGTGGACGCAGATGAAGGCAATGTGAAGACAGCTAAGCTTGAGGCAGATGAGGAGAAAGTGGAGGCAGAAGAGGCACTTAAGGCATGCAGTACAGGGGGCAATGGTGGCAGAGGAGGAGGAGCATCAGGTATTTATGGAGAATGTGGAGGCAGAGGAGTCGACAACACAGGAGATGAAGAAAGATGA